The stretch of DNA ATCTGAgtcctcttcttcagcatcttcttctgtctcatcatcattatcaatgGGTGTATATGACTGACCAAACATTGGAAGAACAGTTAGGAGAATGGTATCAATTATGTGGTTGATCCATTTCTTTCCCCTCTTCCAAAACATACATGGGGCAACAACCAGTCCTGCTCCAACCCCAAAACCCACTCCACCTAATAAGAATGACAAATCTAATGTGTCTCCTGAATCTGTGTGTGCTTCATCTGTTGAATTGGCATTAGGAATATCAGAGGCCTCATTACAGTTTCGGGTTAAAGGAGGACCGCATAATCTTGCATTGCCAGCGAAGCTAGTTGCTTCAAATGATTGAAGCTGTGTACCTATAGGGATTTTTCCAACCAGCTGATTATAGGAGAGGTTCAGGTATGAAAGGAAACTTAAATCTGCAAGCTGTGTGGGAATGCTGCCTTCAAAATGATTCATAGACAGGTCCAACGACTCGAGTTGTCTTAAATTCCCTATTGATGGTGGTATATGGCCTGTGAAAGCATTATGTGACAAGTTCAGAGCAACAAGTCCTGTAAGGTTCATGAGTTCTTCTGGTATTGGCCCTTGAAGCTTGTTGGATGAGAAGTCAATAATAGTGAACACATTTAGGATTTTAACGAGCTCTACTTGTATACCTTTGATGGCAACTGTCACTGAATCATGATAGTAAATACCACCACTACTATATTTAAGTACCTGAGATTGAATTTGACTGAAATTTAATATACCCGGATCCTCATCAAGCATCATTGATTTCCAAGTTTTGAAGGCTTTTCCTGGAAGTAAGCCACTAAAGTTGTTCAAAGCCAGATCAACAATTTGGAGCATCTGCCAGTTACTGCTGATATTAGGACATCCAATGATACCATGCATTTTATTTTCCCGCAAGACCATCACACGAAGTGTGGATAACTTCTTTAAGAAACATGGAAATCCATCATTAACATGATTATTTCCAATGTTTAAGACCTCTAATTCTTTGCAATTCGAAAGAGTTTTAGGAATTGGACCAACCAGTTGATTTCCATTGAGATTTAAAGTCCTTAATTTACAAGATACCGGAAAGGTGAAATCGATGTTTCCACTGAGTTGGTTATGTTGCAGATTTAACACCACAACGGTCTCAGATTGCATTAAGCACCTTGGAATTGTCCCTTTAAGTTGATTGTAGGAAAAATCTAGAACTAGAAGATTTGAATTATTGCACAATGATTCAGGAAGACTCCCAACTAATCTATTTCTTGAAAGAGACATGAAAATTATGGATGAAAGGTAGCTTCCAATCTTTGGTGGAATAGAGGAGCTGAAGTCATTCATTGAGTAGTCCAAATAAGTGGCATGTACTGGAAATACTGGAAGGTTGCCCGTGAGTTGGTTCGAGTGAAGGTCAATCACACTCAAAGTAGAACTAGCATTCTGCACAGGTCCTTCAATCATGGTGAGAAAATTGTTGGAGATATTGAATTGAGTGAGGGACCCAAGTTGCCAAATCCATCTAGGTATAGATCCTTGAATATTGTTGCTTGAGAGGTCCAAAGAAACTAATTTGGATTGGTTTCTTATAAAACTTGGGAATTTTGTCAAATTGCAGGAAGCCAACTTTACATTCCTCATTTTGGGGAGGAAAGATAGATGTGAGTCCCTAACATTTGCATCTATTAACAAGTTATTCTGTGAAAGATCTAGTGTGGTTAGGTATTCAAGTTTTTGAAACATATCTATCTGTATTGTTCCATTGAACTTGTTGGAGGACAACTGCAGAACACCAAgtgatttgaattgaaaaatagTTACAGGAATGGACCCTTGTAAATTGTTATTGCTTAAATCCAGAGTCTCCAACACGTTGGAAGTAGAACTTGAAAGTACATGCAGAGGACACTGAAAATTGTTGTCGGAAAGTTGAATAAGTCGAATGAATGGAAGTGTaaaaagagaaggaggaagGCATCCATTGAGGAGATTGAAAGACATGTCTAAATGTGTGAGATTCTTGGACATATAGAAAGATGGAACTGGACCACTAAAGTTATTGAATGATAAGTCCAGATAGGTGAGTTCCTTGAGTTTTGACAATGAAATAGGAAGTGTTCCATTAAATTGGCTGAAAGAAAGATCTAAGTGGGATAACTGACTCAGATTACTTATAGATACAGGTAGTGCTCCTGATAAACTTGTGTTACTTACAACCAACTTTCGAAGATGTCCATTCAGCGAAAATTCTGGCAAAGGGCCGTGAAGATCCATGTTGAATGAGATGTCTATATCAGACAATGTTGCTACCTCAAAGATCTTCACTGGAAACTTTCCTCTCAATCTGCAATCACTAAGGCTCAGGGAGGTTAGGTTTTTGAAATTGGCAAAGGATTCTGGAACAGATGAAAATAAATCATTCCCATCGAGTCGAATCACCGAGAGATTCTTAAGTCTAGTAAGTGAAGAATCAAGGGATCCTGAGAGATTGCAGCATGACATGCTCACTTCTTGCAAATTTGGTAGTTGCAACAAAGCATTGCACCATTCATGTCCCTGAGCTGTTATAGTGACACCATCCAGATACAGTTGCCGAATCCTGGTGAGCTTCTGGACAATCTTTTGCATGTTTGGATTCTTTAATCTTAGTTGTCGCTGCGCGAAATAAGAACAGAAGGAAGAAATATCCAGAGTAACTAACCTTGTCAACTGTGAAATCTCTACTGGAATATCTCCCACAAAGCCAGCATATGACAAATTCAGATAAGTCAAGTTCTTCAACTTGTTGAATCCTGCTGGTATCACTGAATTGAAGTTATTGATAGCCAAATTCAAAACTTGGAGATTTTGGAGACTGAAAAGGCTACTTGAATTGTCGAAACCACCCTGGATTGATTCCAGACTCAGGTCAAGACCAGAAACATGTCTATTATCAAAACATGTTACACCATTCCACTGGCAGCAATCAATGCTTTCATTCCAAGACACCAGTTTGCTGGAAAATTGATGCTTGAATTTGAGGCTGCTCTTCAATTTAAGCAGCAATTGTTGTTGATCCTCGAGACATTGGCCATGGACCACAGTGATTGCAACACCATGATGAGTCCAATACCAATAGCAGAATATGAAGGAAAGCCATGGAACAAATGAAATTCTCATTGGATTCTGGTATGAGATACAGAACACACAATGCAAGGATGAAGAACTGTATAGATTAATAAATAATGATGGAGACAATGTGGTTCAGGACCTATGAACAAggctctttatttttctgtaccGTGGTTTGCATTCCAAAGTAACAGCAAACTGTGGCCAGAAGCGTAGAAATGAATGCAAAGGAAGACTAGAGTGACACACAAGGTGGGGTCACACACAGAGACTTGGATGAAGCTGAGTCAAAGTAAACCGTGCTCcaacatagaaaaaaaaaacgttatCATTATTCCATCAACATTTTTTCCACGTTAGTCTCTTTCGGTTGTCTGAAGATTTTTCTTTTGTGGCTTAGCTTTTGAAATGTTCCCAATTAGCACATAaactcgtttttttttttttcttggagcTTAGTTTACGCAACATTTAATTAcacacataaattaaaattcaattttgttatattatatcgTTACAGttagttttaatttcaaatatttaatattacgGCTCCACTATGTTACCAACAGTAtatctgccaacttctgccaactcttatttataattgtgtttcatAGAAGTGTGTacgtagatgtgtctaataaaaatgtattttttataattatgtttaatagaagtgtctttataaatatattttctggatgtgtctctttatatatgtatttaaaatatattaattattagacacatctatgaacacacttccatgaaacacaaatataaataagaattggcagaagttggcagataatatgttggtaccctatacttttccttaatattaatataaacatTTAAACTTGTTTAATAAatcgaaatatattttttactcaGTTTTAGCGATTTatgattttggtaaaaataaacTATATCATCCCTGATTGCATTTCTCGTACAGATTAATTTCACATATCACATTTACCATTCAAAGTATAAATATATGCATCTCTTGGGTGATTTTAAAATGGTTACCAATAAAAATCAACCATGCTTAAGTGTAAATTAATCTGCAGAAGATCTGCCTTCCACCCGtccccttctcttctctttttttccttttgtccCTTTCTGCTcgatttattgctttcttccaattccgTGTGCATGGAAAATTCATTACTTTTTCACAATAACGTGATTAACATCTCATCGTGTTCGTCCCATCACCATGTGAAAATTCAACATGTCTTTAACAATGCTAGTCGAAGGCAACGTGGAGGTAGCTCTAACAAGTTGCAAGTCTCCAACATGTAAAAAGAGAAACATTTAGTGACAAGGACACTTAAATATTGCTCCTAATTAATTCCTAATAATGGATCACAGTATATATACATTTTAAACTATATACTAGTGTATGTTCCgtccatattaaaaataattaatatttattttaatcaatttaaattggTTGGATGATCATCTCATTTGTCTGCTTAAGCAAGTATTTAGAGTTTAAATTTTGTCTTGTATATATAACAATTCATTAGTTAGCGACTGACCCTTAATAAATAGAGCATCAATATGTGGTGGATTAGTTCTCGATTTACCGAGTTAAAAAATTcgtaaaaaaaatgtatttatctttaaaatagattaatttttcattaattgCAATTCTTAGAAACTTTtgtctttattaaaatttacttgggacaattttatttgttggtaTCATATTCATTCTTAAAGTCAAAACAATATTATCAACATTGTTATTTGTTAAAACTTcacattttatgaaataatttttaaattttcaaattcataaacttATGTCATTACAAAAGTTATTAGATCGATTAATATTTCTTGATAACATGGTGTACCAAAATACCATGGTTGAGTAATCGTTGAGTATTAGTTAGTGTGAAAAGAAACCAATAACAACTTTcgttattcaatatataatttattctattgaaaaataaattaatatttcctAAACTTGTAaatacattttcttttaatttcttacaccattttatttgataatatttaCCATTAAAAAATAGCAAATGACCATACTATCTTACAATATATATGATGTATAGAGTAATTtcttattttgaaattaattatggttagtgagataaaatttaaaatatttttttattgtcttacttaaattcaaatttaaatttaaaattgattaacaactcatctttttttaatttcaacaaaaaaaattaattggttAGATGCAAAATATTcatcatttaataatttcaatcatttaaatttaattaccaaaaattaagttaaaaattaattataaacttaataattgataatatatattatattagtacgtaaataataatatccaatgtattgattatttatttattttttgacagAATTAATGTATAATCTATTGAGAATTGatttattatctaaaatttttttcataaactttgtaatatgtgaaaatagtgatcttattttttattattatttaagaaattcttcataattttttaattatgtaattaacttaattaataacctttattattgtttttatactaaaaaatattaatttatactatttacatattttttattactaataaataaataagtatttgtactattatatttattgtcCTAGATAATGATTTAAGTTACTTATTTTGTATGTTAAATTTACTAaatattaagataaaaaaattgttcaataaattatataaataattattatagaaaaaagaattatatatcatatataataataatcctTGATATATATAGTGTCATGTATATATTAagattatctattttaattatgtgagtaattattgttatttttacttttttgttacattaaaaaataatatttaaaactaaaaaagagataattaaattttttaatttgaattaaaaaatatcttgtaAATAtacccaatttttatatatactaaGTATTATAATGTTAAATAGTAGGATCCCGCTAGGAAGACAATggactatttgtacaatgtgtacaatgtatacaatgggctattgagttacaaaatgaacatccCCCATACTATCTAGAATAACTATCCGACTActaggataataaacatcttcccaAAAGGTTAAACTGATTTTGGGGTTCACCAATAAttgaactcttgacctttcgaaTCTAGCactctaataccatgttatGATACCACTCATTCCAAAAGTTTCAGCTGATGAGAAAAAGTAACaataatggttatatctctaatactccataaacctccattgtacacattgtacaaatattctattGGCTTCTCATAATTTTCCTAAATAGTATAGTATTTGCTATAACAATGACTCAAAATATTAATCTAAGATATATTTTGGCTTAATAAGACCTCAATGCAAGCAAGATCAACTAAAATCCATTGTTAAGGTGCTAAATCCGACTTAGTTTCATTATCTTAAAGGCCCAATACAGATGAAGTCCACGCGTCTCCTCTTAAATCGGCTCAAATTGGATCTCCGTTACTAGTTCGATATGGTAATGAGTACTCAGGAGAGCCTAAGAAGCCTCCTTCCCATCCCTCactcttatttaaaaaaaatgtcccATTTCCTTCTCTGTTATTGCAAGTTCCTGTTTCATTACTCCTTAGGAAATACAGATCTCCTCGGGTATCTATGcatattctttaaaattttttgaaaaaaattaacacaaaaagatataatataataatcataaattaatcaattcaatataattcaacataatttataacatattcgttatgaaaaataacatttcaaaaggagaaaacataaaaatatattccaacataataacataacataattttttggaACGATACTGAGCAACGTAGTGACAGACTTGAGAGGCAGAGAAAGTGAGTTAGAGAGATAGAGGGgaagaaaaaggtaaaattcGAATTGAAGGCAAAAATTAGAGTttctaaattcaaaaaatagatttatgtatatataaattaggataaattaataattttatattcgcATAGATTTAATAAGTTCCATGGACGTATATTTATGTCCGTGTCTCTATAGGGGTGGCAAACAGAAAAGTCCGCCCTATCTCGCCAAAAGTCCGCCATCTGGTGGGTTGGCTCATCCTGCCTCGCCTAGTGAGGCGGTCCTGAATTTCTCCCCCACTCCGTCTAATGGTAGGCTGGCGAGCTCTCCTTTCTTTATA from Arachis duranensis cultivar V14167 chromosome 4, aradu.V14167.gnm2.J7QH, whole genome shotgun sequence encodes:
- the LOC107484950 gene encoding receptor-like protein 6, which codes for MRISFVPWLSFIFCYWYWTHHGVAITVVHGQCLEDQQQLLLKLKSSLKFKHQFSSKLVSWNESIDCCQWNGVTCFDNRHVSGLDLSLESIQGGFDNSSSLFSLQNLQVLNLAINNFNSVIPAGFNKLKNLTYLNLSYAGFVGDIPVEISQLTRLVTLDISSFCSYFAQRQLRLKNPNMQKIVQKLTRIRQLYLDGVTITAQGHEWCNALLQLPNLQEVSMSCCNLSGSLDSSLTRLKNLSVIRLDGNDLFSSVPESFANFKNLTSLSLSDCRLRGKFPVKIFEVATLSDIDISFNMDLHGPLPEFSLNGHLRKLVVSNTSLSGALPVSISNLSQLSHLDLSFSQFNGTLPISLSKLKELTYLDLSFNNFSGPVPSFYMSKNLTHLDMSFNLLNGCLPPSLFTLPFIRLIQLSDNNFQCPLHVLSSSTSNVLETLDLSNNNLQGSIPVTIFQFKSLGVLQLSSNKFNGTIQIDMFQKLEYLTTLDLSQNNLLIDANVRDSHLSFLPKMRNVKLASCNLTKFPSFIRNQSKLVSLDLSSNNIQGSIPRWIWQLGSLTQFNISNNFLTMIEGPVQNASSTLSVIDLHSNQLTGNLPVFPVHATYLDYSMNDFSSSIPPKIGSYLSSIIFMSLSRNRLVGSLPESLCNNSNLLVLDFSYNQLKGTIPRCLMQSETVVVLNLQHNQLSGNIDFTFPVSCKLRTLNLNGNQLVGPIPKTLSNCKELEVLNIGNNHVNDGFPCFLKKLSTLRVMVLRENKMHGIIGCPNISSNWQMLQIVDLALNNFSGLLPGKAFKTWKSMMLDEDPGILNFSQIQSQVLKYSSGGIYYHDSVTVAIKGIQVELVKILNVFTIIDFSSNKLQGPIPEELMNLTGLVALNLSHNAFTGHIPPSIGNLRQLESLDLSMNHFEGSIPTQLADLSFLSYLNLSYNQLVGKIPIGTQLQSFEATSFAGNARLCGPPLTRNCNEASDIPNANSTDEAHTDSGDTLDLSFLLGGVGFGVGAGLVVAPCMFWKRGKKWINHIIDTILLTVLPMFGQSYTPIDNDDETEEDAEEEDSDMDEESDYSEDQDIFSYLFQERYCVSCSKFDISNKKVLHDPRCTCYHSPIVSISIYSKSCSS